The Triticum aestivum cultivar Chinese Spring chromosome 3A, IWGSC CS RefSeq v2.1, whole genome shotgun sequence genome includes a region encoding these proteins:
- the LOC123061899 gene encoding probable beta-1,4-xylosyltransferase IRX9L, translating into MARRNAGAMQREGSVKDWSEFDPSPSPKMAYSQSYVAMRGVLTSLASLDLVLMSSSLKSAWATISSHKHARSLERPKSKGMGWKKAMINLFVCFMIGIFIGFTPLFSADLSNKMPAEKDRLPFDGDVIDRRQMVEHQGTKLEPFVAEAESEAVNEPQAEESPPVPAMLDDEADFVEALPIVHSVNDSGIVARKQLIVVTATTVRPHQAYYLHRLIHVLKDVPPPLLWIVAEWPYQSRETVEILRSSGIMYRHIVCNRNVSNIRKIIVCQKNNAIFHIKKHHLDGIVHFADEERAYSVDLFEEMRKIRRFGTWPVATHVGTKYKLALEGPLCKGDQVTGWHTNQKSSMLRRFPIGFSGFAFNSTILWDPKRWKSPTVGSIILHSGGRGGLQESRFIERLVEDESQMEGLADNCTRIMVWNFDLEPPQLNYPTGWLLQKNLDAT; encoded by the exons ATGGCACGAAGAAATGCTGGGGCAATGCAGCGAGAGGGGTCGGTTAAGGACTGGTCGGAATTCGACCCCTCACCGTCTCCCAAGATGGCGTACTCGCAGTCCTATGTTGCAATGAGAGGGGTGCTGACTTCGCTGGCTTCGCTTGACCTTGTCCTGATGTCGAGCAGCCTAAAATCTGCGTGGGCAACTATATCGTCCCACAAGCATGCTAGGTCCTTGGAGAGGCCAAAGTCAAAGGGGATGGGCTGGAAAAAGGCCATGATCAATCTATTCGTGTGTTTCATGATTGGCATTTTCATCGGATTCACGCCGCTCTTCTCTGCTGATTTGTCAAACAAAATGCCTGCTGAAAAGGACAGGCTTCCATTTGATGGAGATGTGATTGATAGACGACAAATGGTAGAACATCAAGGCACCAAGCTGGAGCCATTTGTAGCGGAGGCTGAATCTGAAGCGGTTAATGAGCCACAGGCTGAGGAGAGTCCCCCAGTTCCTGCAATGTTGGATGATGAGGCAGATTTTGTTGAAGCCTTGCCTATTGTACATTCTGTTAATGATTCTGGCATTGTTGCAAGAAAGCAACTGATAGTTGTGACAGCAACAACAGTTCGACCACACCAGGCATATTACCTTCATCGTCTGATTCATGTCTTGAAGGATGTACCGCCTCCTCTTCTGTGGATAGTGGCAGAGTGGCCATATCAGTCTCGTGAAACAGTAGAAATCCTGAGGTCTTCTGGGATCATGTACAGACATATTGTATGCAATAGGAATGTTTCAAATATTAGGAAGATTATTGTCTGCCAAAAGAACAATGCAATATTTCATATAAAGAAGCATCATCTAGATGGTATAGTGCATTTTGCCGATGAGGAGAGAGCATACTCAGTCGATCTATTTGAAGAAATGAGGAAAATCAG GCGCTTTGGTACATGGCCAGTAGCAACACATGTTGGGACTAAGTATAAATTGGCTTTGGAAGGCCCCCTTTGTAAGGGTGATCAGGTCACTGGATGGCATACAAACCAGAAGAGCAGTATGCTTCGTCGATTTCCAATTGGCTTTTCTGGATTTGCTTTTAACAGCACTATTCTTTGGGATCCTAAGAGATGGAAGAGCCCTACTGTAGGGTCTATTATACTCCATTCAGGTGGAAGGGGTGGCTTGCAG GAGTCAAGATTTATTGAGAGGCTTGTCGAGGACGAGAGTCAAATGGAAGGCCTGGCAGACAATTGCACCCGGATTATGGTCTGGAATTTCGATTTGGAACCTCCTCAACTCAATTACCCTACTGGCTGGTTGCTGCAGAAGAACCTAGATGCTACGTAG